The Andrena cerasifolii isolate SP2316 chromosome 15, iyAndCera1_principal, whole genome shotgun sequence genome includes a window with the following:
- the LOC143376969 gene encoding uncharacterized protein LOC143376969, whose product MQSESTTVVSNEEDVDQSMEESVFEQICDTIFVLIPEAPRLKQLFLSWSQLGTEDRVQLDAKVANWCCPNRRQLYKPLQEALVRWETVQDTQGAPGCEPGMVSFSCDPQLEEELVSVICSLELLFSKNLRTREVDVDYEVGRCTDIMREMSLNLGCESNLRSLLSPKDTTPHSVHSCGYIADFKRSDDELGGYLTN is encoded by the exons ATGCAATCTGAATCGACGACCGTCGTCAGCAACGAGGAGGACGTCGACCAATCGATGGAAGAGTCTGTGTTCGAGCAGATATGCGACACGATATTCGTCCTCATCCCTGAAG CGCCACGATTGAAACAGCTGTTCCTAAGCTGGAGCCAGCTGGGCACAGAGGATAGGGTGCAACTGGATGCCAAAGTTGCGAACTGGTGTTGCCCCAACAGAAGACAGCTCTATAAACCCTTGCAGGAAGCCCTGGTTCGTTGGGAGACTGTGCAGGATACCCAAG GCGCCCCCGGCTGCGAGCCAGGTATGGTCTCCTTTTCCTGCGATCCACAGCTGGAGGAGGAGCTGGTCAGCGTCATCTGCAGCTTGGAGCTGCTGTTCTCCAAGAATCTGAGGACCAGAGAGGTCGACGTGGACTACGAggtcggtcgttgcacggacaTCATGAGGGAGATGTCCTTAAACCTGGGCTGCGAGAGCAATCTGAGGTCCCTCCTCAGCCCCAAAGACACCACACCTCACTCCGTGCATAGCTGCGGCTACATCGCCGATTTCAAGAGGTCTGACGATGAGCTCGGCGGATACTTGACCAATTAA
- the Tp53inp gene encoding tumor protein p53 inducible nuclear protein isoform X2, with protein sequence MLSNLANYLLGGNISSAQDAREGSNNESPESLPVMARLSQVEVEGDDWILIDPAVEGATALEESWYVTPPACFTWAGPVNVETSPLEDLLIEHPSMSVYRATASPVAPDTPPPTPDEPEARDAEEDALIPAVSVKTKGQRVQEDVRTPVASAKTKERDVKEHISNRAVTAALERSPGRTENDQQSRRPAIHDGRPAVDRVRTEKRITLLRSAQKVFEKRSTQLLKRSHLERSNKLSEVFSVRGKRPRRQDRLRIQNSGVNNNRKCC encoded by the exons ATGCTGAGCAACTTGGCAAACTACTTACTCGGAGGTAATATCTCCAGCGCGCAGGATGCACGGGAAGGGTCCAATAACGAAAGCCCGGAGTCCCTTCCAGTAATGGCGAGGCTCAGTCAGGTGGAGGTCGAGGGCGATGACTGGATCCTCATTGACCCTGCTG TTGAGGGCGCGACGGCGCTGGAGGAGTCGTGGTACGTAACGCCACCCGCATGTTTCACATGGGCAGGCCCCGTGAACGTGGAAACGTCACCGCTGGAGGACCTGCTGATCGAGCACCCCAGCATGTCCGTGTACCGAGCCACAGCGTCTCCGGTCGCCCCCGACACTCCACCGCCCACACCCGACGAGCCAGAAGCGAGGGACGCCGAGGAGGACGCTCTAATTCCCGCTGTATCCGTCAAGACGAAAGGGCAGCGGGTCCAGGAGGATGTTCGAACCCCTGTCGCGTCTGCCAAGACGAAAGAGCGGGATGTCAAGGAGCACATCTCGAATCGCGCCGTTACAGCCGCGCTGGAGCGTAGCCCAGGGAGAACCGAGAACGACCAACAGAGCCGTAGACCCGCCATCCACGATGGGAGACCCGCCGTCGATCGTGTACGCACCGAGAAGAGGATAACCCTGCTTCGATCGGCACAGAAG GTTTTCGAGAAGAGGTCAACCCAGTTGCTGAAGAGAAGCCACCTGGAGAGGAGCAACAAGCTAAGCGAGGTGTTCAGCGTAAGAGGCAAGCGGCCACGCCGCCAAGACCGTTTGCGTATTCAGAACAGTGGCGTAAACAACAACCGGAAATGCTGCTAG
- the LOC143377335 gene encoding uncharacterized protein LOC143377335 — translation MTDAEYVGPQFQGIIQEFTRIRDAYVALKAYSDAQDDTLTMENERSERMKENLEKLSRAYLLLEQRYKSTLAETQNDKANLQETIEQLKEECNHLRLINTDRNGNDDQINRLQDEIEVQAIQLQLQKEKYDKTVTTLKQQHSDEIQKYKMLLRNAKQEAASKPNKKKGRPPSASQNKKHTSLFRWPELDVEIVGSAPTDNDETENRNDGNKKRKLFHEDRDAVVNIP, via the exons ATGACGGACGCAGAGTACGTGGGGCCCCAGTTCCAAGGAATCATCCAAGAATTTACGAGAATTCGAGAT GCATACGTAGCTTTGAAAGCTTATAGCGACGCCCAGGACGATACTTTGACGATGGAAAACGAACGATCTGAGAGAATGAAGGAAAACTTGGAGAAGCTGTCGAGGGCCTACCTGCTCCTCGAACAAAGATACAAATCGACCCTGGCTGAAACgcaaaacgacaaagcgaatcTTCAAGAAACGATCGAACAGTTGAAAGAAGAGTGCAATCATTTGCGTCTCATAAACACTGACCGTAATGGAAACGACGACCAAA TAAATAGGCTGCAGGATGAGATCGAAGTTCAGGCtatccaactgcagctgcaaaaagaaaaatatgacAAGACCGTCACGACGTTGAAGCAACAACACTCTGACgagatacaaaaatacaaaatgttgCTGCGAAATGCCAAACAGGAAGCTGCTTCT AAACCGAATAAGAAAAAGGGGCGGCCACCGAGCGCGAGCCAAAATAAGAAGCATACATCCCTCTTCAG ATGGCCAGAACTAGACGTAGAAATAGTAGGCAGCGCCCCCACAGACAACGACGAAACCGAAAATAGAAACGATGGAAACAAGAAGAGGAaattgtttcacgaagacagaGATGCTGTAGTTAACATTCCTTAA